The Anaeromyxobacter diazotrophicus genome contains the following window.
GTACTGGACGCTCGCCACGCAGGGCGTGGACGAGGCGTGGCTCCTGCCCACCTGGAAGCACGCCTTCGGCAAGCCCCTCGCGCCGTTCGAGGACCGGGTGCGGATGTGCGAGCTCGCCGCGGCGGCGGTGCGCGGCCTGCACGTGTGCACGGCGGAGGCGGAGCTCCGGGACGACCCGCTGGTCGGGAAGACCGCGCGGACGCTCGAGCACCTCGTGGCGAAGCACCCGGCGCTCCGGTTCGCGCTGGTGGTGGGCACCGACATCCTGCCCGAGGTGACGAAGTGGTACCGGTGGGACCGCGTCCAGGAGCTGGCGCGGGTGGTGGTGGTGGGCCGGCAGGGACACCCCGAGGGCGCGGAGGGCCGCCCCCTCCTGCCGCCCGTCTCCAGCACCGAGATCCGGGCCCGGCTCGCCCGCGGCGACGACGTCTCGGCGCTCCTGCCCCGGCGCGTCCGCGAGTACGTCGAGGAGCGCGGCCTCTACCGCTGACGCCGCGGCGCCGGCGTCAGCCGCAGCCGTCCGGCCCGCACACCGCGCCCTCGGCCACGAGCGGCTCCGGCGCCTCGGCCAGCGCCCGGGCGAGCGCCTCGTGCAGGACCTCGACCGGCTGCGCGCCCGAGAGGCCGTACCGGCCGCCCAGGACGAAGAAGGGGACGGCGTGGATGCCGAAGCGGCGCGCCTCCTCCTCGTCGCCGCGCACCGAGCCGGCGTAGGCGTCGGAGGCGAGGACGCGCCGCACCTCCTCCTCGCCGAGCCCGGCCTCGACCGCGAGCGGGGCGAGCACGGACGGATCGCCGATGGCGGCGCCCTCGGTGAGGTAGGCGCGCAGGAACCGCTCCTTCACGGCGTCCTGCAGCCCGCGCTCGAGCGCGAGGTGGAGCAGCCGGTGCGCGTCGAAGGTGTTGCCGGGGTGGACCAGGTCGAAGCGGAAGGGGAGGCCGTCTCCGGCCGCGACCGAGGTCATGCGGTCGACCATGGCCTGGGCCTCGGCGGTCGAGCAGCCGTACTTGCGCGCCAGCCGCTCCGCGTACGGCTCCTCGGGGACGGTGCGCGGCGCCGTGGGGTCGAGCTCGAAGGCCCGCCACACCACCTCGACGCGGTCCGACGCGGGCAGGCGCGCCACCGCCGCCTCGAGCCGCCGCTTGCCGACGTAGCACCAGGGACAGGCGATGTCGGACCAGACCTCGACGCGGAGCGTGCGCATGCCGTGAACCATAAGGCGGCGCGGCGCCGCCCGCTCCCCGAGGTGCCGGCGGAGGTCCCTGCTCAGCGGCCGAAGCTGAGCTTCCCGGCCGCGGCGTGGACCTCCACCACCTCGCCCGGGCCGATCCGCCCGGCCAGGATGGCGTCCGCCAGCGGCGCCTCGACCAGCCGCTGCACGGCGCCGCGCATGGGCCGCGCGCCGAGCGCCGGGTCGTAGCCGCCGTGGTCGAGGAGGTGCTCGGCCACGTCCTCGCCGGCGTGGAAGCGGATCTTCCGCTCGCCGTGGAGGCGGTCCGAGGACTGGCGCAGGAGCAGCAGCGCGATGCGCTTGACCTCCTCGCGCCCGAGCGGGCCGAAGAAGATGCGCTCGTCGAGCCGGTTCCACAGCTCTGGCGCGAGGGCGCCGCGGGCGGCCGACAGCGCCTTCTCCTCGCGCGTGGAGGCCTCGCCCGCGGCGGCGGCGCCGAAGCCCATGACGCCGGTGGCGGCGCGGGTGGCCTCGGCGGCGCCGAGGTTCGAGGTGAGCACCACCACGGTGTTGGAGAAGTCCACCTGCCGGCCGCGCCCGTCGGTGAGCCGCCCCTCCTCCAGCACCTGGAGCAGGAGCATGAGCACGTCGCGGTGCGCCTTGTCGATCTCGTCCAGGACCACCACGCTCGCCGGCCGGCGGCGAACGGCGTCGGTGAGCTGGCCGCCCTCGCCGTAGCCGACGTAGCCCGGCGCGGCGCCGACGAGGCGCGCCACCCCGGTCGGCTCGGCGCACTCGCTCATGTCGAGCCGGACCAGCGCGTCCTGGGAGCCGTAGAGGGCCTCCGCCAGCGCGCGGGCGAGCTCGGTCTTGCCGACGCCGGTCGGCCCGAGGAAGAGGAAGCTGCCCATGGGCCGGCGCGAGGCGAAGCCGGCGTAGTTGCGGCGCAGCACGGCGGTGATCCGCTCCACCGCCGCCGCGTGGCCGACCACCCGCTCGGCGAGGAGCTTCTGGAGCCCCAGCACGCGGTCGCGGTCGGAGGCGAGGAGCCGCGACTCGGGGATGCCGGCCATCTTGGAGACGACGCGCGCCACCTGCGCCGCGTCCACCTCGCCGCCGCCCTCGCGCCGCGTGCGCGAGCCGGCCAGGTCGAGCGCCGCCACCGCCTTGTCGGGCAGGAACCGGTCGGTGACGTAGCGCGCGGTCAGCGCTGCGGCCGAGTCGAGCGCCTCGGGCCGGTAGCTCACCTTGTGGTGCTGCTCGTACCGGGCCACCAGGCCCTTCAGGATCTTGACCGTGTCGGCGACCGACGGCTCGCGCACCAGCACCGGCGTGAAGCGGCGCTCCAGCGCCGGGTCCTTCTCGATGTGCTTGCGGTACTCGTCGTGGGTGGTGGCGCCGATGCAGGGGAACTCGCCGCGCGAAAGCGCCGCCTTGAGCTCGTTGGCGGCGTCCTGCGGGCCCTCGCCGGTTGAGCCGGCGCCCATGAGCGTGTGGATCTCGTCGATGAAGACCACCACCCGGCCGTTGGCGCGGCGCACCTCGTCCTTGAGGCCGAGTAGCTTCTCCGAGAACGAGCCGCGGAGCTGGGTGCCGGCCACCACGCTCGCCATGTCGAGCTCGACCACCAGCCGCTCCGGCCCGCGCTCGTCCACCAGCCGCTGCGCGATGCCCTCGACGATGGCGGTCTTGCCGACGCCCGGCTCGCCGACGAGCAGCGGGTTGTTGGTGCGCCGCTTGCCGAGGATGTCGATCGCCTCCTCGACCTCGCGCTCGCGCCCGACCAGCGGGTCGAGCCGGTGCGCGGCGGCGAGCTCCGAGACGTTGCGCCCCAGCGCCGCCAGCCAGGGGAAGGCCTGCGGGTCGAGCGCGTAGGGGGAGGGGGGGCGGGCGAAGGGGGTGGGGGTCGGGGCCGGCGTCGCGGTCGGAACCGGGGTCGCGGTCGGGGTTGCGGAGGGGATCGGCGTCGCGGTCGGGACCGGGGTCGCCGTCGGGGTCGCGGCCGGCGAGAGCGCGCCGCCCCCCCTCGCGGTCGAGGGCGAGGGCCGGTAGCTCGCCGGCGCCTTGACCGGCTGCGGCGCGAAGTGCTGCAGCCGCCGCGGCATGCGGCTCGTGAAGTAGGAGAGCGCCACGTTGCGGAGGGTCGCGAGCTGCAGCCCGCAGGCGGCGAGGAGCTGGTGCGCCGCCGAGGCGCGCACCCGGCTCATGGCGATGAGGAGGTGCAGGCAGTCCACCTCCTCCGCGCCGACGCCGGCCGCCACCTCCCGGGCGCGCTCGCGCAGGTCGCGCTCGATGCCCTCCGGCTCCTTCGGCTTGTCGGTCAGCGCCGCCAGCACGCGATCCTCGTCGATCCCGCGGTCGCGCAGGAGCAGCTCGGCGCGGTTCGGGACGGTGAAGAAGGCGAGGAGCTGATGCGCGCTGGTGAGCTTCTGGTTCACGCTCCGGGCGATGTCCTCCGCCTCGGCGAGGACCTGCGCCAGCTCCATGGACTCGATCACGTGGGGCACGCCCGCCAGCATCCGATATCGCGCCGGATCCGTCCATTTTTCGGCAGGATCCGCGATCGGGGGAGCGAGACGCGCGACCGCGACCGCGACCGCGACCGCGACCGCGACCTCGACCTCGACCGCGACTGCGACCGCGACCGCGACCGCGACCGCGACCTCGACCGCGACTGCGACCGCGACCGCGACCGCGACCGCGAACTCGACCGCGCGCGAGCCTCACTCCAGCCCGAGCTCCTCCAGCTCCTCCTCGTCGAGCCCGAGGAAGTGCCCCACCTCGTGGAGCAGGGTGACGCGGATCTCCTCCACCAGCTCCTCACGCGTGCGGGCGTAACGCTCGAGGTTCTTCTGGTAGAGCACGACGCTCGACGGGAAGTGGCTCCAGGGGTCCATCGACGCCTTCTCGCCGAGCGGCGCGCCGCGGAAGATGCCGAGGATGGTGGGCGGGTGGGGCGGGTCCTCGCCGAGGAGGTCGTCGTCCTGGGGGAGATCCTCGACGGCGATGGCGACGTTCTCGAGCCAGCGGCGGACCGGCTCCGGCAGCTCGGCGAGCGCCGCCTCCACCGCGGCGTCGAAGGCGGCGGGGGTGAGCACGGCCGGCGGGGGGTAGTCGCCGGGCGCGAGCTTCCTCGCGCGGGCGAACCGGCGCTCCGCCTCGCGCCGCTCGCCGCGGCGCTCCGCCAGGAGGCCCAGCGCGTGCTCGGCGGCGGGGTCGTCGTAGTCGCGCGCCAGCGCCTCGAGCGCGCTCCGCGCCTCCGCGAAGCGGCAGAGATCGAGGAGCGCCAGCCCCTCG
Protein-coding sequences here:
- the nadD gene encoding nicotinate (nicotinamide) nucleotide adenylyltransferase; amino-acid sequence: MTARRREVALLGGSFNPPHVAHLMAAYWTLATQGVDEAWLLPTWKHAFGKPLAPFEDRVRMCELAAAAVRGLHVCTAEAELRDDPLVGKTARTLEHLVAKHPALRFALVVGTDILPEVTKWYRWDRVQELARVVVVGRQGHPEGAEGRPLLPPVSSTEIRARLARGDDVSALLPRRVREYVEERGLYR
- a CDS encoding DsbA family oxidoreductase, giving the protein MRTLRVEVWSDIACPWCYVGKRRLEAAVARLPASDRVEVVWRAFELDPTAPRTVPEEPYAERLARKYGCSTAEAQAMVDRMTSVAAGDGLPFRFDLVHPGNTFDAHRLLHLALERGLQDAVKERFLRAYLTEGAAIGDPSVLAPLAVEAGLGEEEVRRVLASDAYAGSVRGDEEEARRFGIHAVPFFVLGGRYGLSGAQPVEVLHEALARALAEAPEPLVAEGAVCGPDGCG
- a CDS encoding AAA family ATPase, whose product is MPHVIESMELAQVLAEAEDIARSVNQKLTSAHQLLAFFTVPNRAELLLRDRGIDEDRVLAALTDKPKEPEGIERDLRERAREVAAGVGAEEVDCLHLLIAMSRVRASAAHQLLAACGLQLATLRNVALSYFTSRMPRRLQHFAPQPVKAPASYRPSPSTARGGGALSPAATPTATPVPTATPIPSATPTATPVPTATPAPTPTPFARPPSPYALDPQAFPWLAALGRNVSELAAAHRLDPLVGREREVEEAIDILGKRRTNNPLLVGEPGVGKTAIVEGIAQRLVDERGPERLVVELDMASVVAGTQLRGSFSEKLLGLKDEVRRANGRVVVFIDEIHTLMGAGSTGEGPQDAANELKAALSRGEFPCIGATTHDEYRKHIEKDPALERRFTPVLVREPSVADTVKILKGLVARYEQHHKVSYRPEALDSAAALTARYVTDRFLPDKAVAALDLAGSRTRREGGGEVDAAQVARVVSKMAGIPESRLLASDRDRVLGLQKLLAERVVGHAAAVERITAVLRRNYAGFASRRPMGSFLFLGPTGVGKTELARALAEALYGSQDALVRLDMSECAEPTGVARLVGAAPGYVGYGEGGQLTDAVRRRPASVVVLDEIDKAHRDVLMLLLQVLEEGRLTDGRGRQVDFSNTVVVLTSNLGAAEATRAATGVMGFGAAAAGEASTREEKALSAARGALAPELWNRLDERIFFGPLGREEVKRIALLLLRQSSDRLHGERKIRFHAGEDVAEHLLDHGGYDPALGARPMRGAVQRLVEAPLADAILAGRIGPGEVVEVHAAAGKLSFGR
- a CDS encoding metallopeptidase family protein — protein: MASTTAELGRLADEAWEKLDAGDAAGALAAARAGLRAGAPDDVAADLALAEGLALLDLCRFAEARSALEALARDYDDPAAEHALGLLAERRGERREAERRFARARKLAPGDYPPPAVLTPAAFDAAVEAALAELPEPVRRWLENVAIAVEDLPQDDDLLGEDPPHPPTILGIFRGAPLGEKASMDPWSHFPSSVVLYQKNLERYARTREELVEEIRVTLLHEVGHFLGLDEEELEELGLE